The Pyrus communis chromosome 12, drPyrComm1.1, whole genome shotgun sequence genomic sequence gtgtgctatccacacaccccattttacttctcacacacctcttgataatttatgtcccttgatcttcttcaatttatttgatccgacgaccgaaaattaaaaaagtgtgtgagaagtaaaatggggtgtatggatatcacaccccataaTTATACAAGTGCTAAGCAATTAAGCTGAATCGCTCACATCAAGAAATACAGAGACTTCACatgtatttttaaaaagttgagCTGCTGCTCATATATTATCAAATGATTTTATAGTAGAATATTAATTTTCTCTATAGTATCATAGAACGTTAAATAACTTGTTGAGTTCAATGACTCACATCACCGAATATGTATTATCCATGTATTAGTCCCAAAAAACTTCACATAAAAGCAGAAGTGTTGAGAAGGTAAAtcttatatatatttgaaaggTAAGGAACCTTGCACTTCAAACTGTATGGATGATCGATCTTAAAGAGAAAATGTTATCAGCGAGACATGTTTATTCTTCAAGTCTCGGATGTTCGATCAACCTTTTGAACATTTTTTATTGAAACGTTTTTTTATCCACGCAGAAAGAAATAGTTCTTTAAATTGGGATCGATGGGTCTTGCGTAAATATGTATGATGGGAAAGGGATTCTCTCCGATCCCTTCCACCTGATCATTCTCATCAAACAATCcggacttttgaaatttgatccaatggctacaaacaggggtccGCTCTAaaagttatgaaaattttaacagttggatcaaattttaaggtcCGAATTGTTTGATGAGAAAGATTAGTTGAAAGGGATCCGAAGAGAATCCCTTTCCCATCATCCGGAGAGGGTCCCTTTCATGTATGATGTTCATATTGAAAAATGGTGATGCTATCCATACACCTTTTTACTTTCCTCttgcattttttaatttttcgaccgttgaatcaaataaattgaagaagaacaaaagataaaaattaacataagttgtgtagaatataaaaaaaaaaaaaaaagtgtttggatAATACCaccctttgaaaaaaaaaaatgaatacgGAGACACCCATTGACATTTGAGAGCTTATACCACCAACTTctatatcctttttttttatcttgcTAGATTCCActttaaacaaaacaatataAAGTGAGAAGCTCTTGAACAATTGACTCTAATAGAAAACATAATATATAATTACGATCCGTAAACATATATAAGCATGCattattatttagttatttGGGTGGTTGGTTCATGTACTCATATCTCTGTCATCTAAATAATTTGTTGACTAATTAGAGTCTTTAATTATCCGAAAACGAGTAAAATCAACCATGATTAATTAAATACCACATAAAGCATGTTAATTTAGTTAGAAGGCAATAATAATCTACATGATTAATAACATGATTAGCATAAACAGTACCGCTATAATCTACCATTTAATCTTTGCCTATGCTCTTCCGGGCTTTCTCGATCTATAACCTTTACCgattaattgaataatatttttcatGAAGTTAATAAggtaaaattatttattaatgaGGATCAATTCAAGTTATCTGAACAGAATGAAAGTtacttaggttttttttttgtcaaacgatagatttttgttagattagctaACGACATGGTTCGAACCCACACCGTTATGCAAAGACTCAACTCATTTCCACCATTGTGGTACATAGTCACTTGCAAAATTACTTAAGTACTTGCTCCAAGCTTTTAAACCCTAATAATTCTTCACAGTGTTAAAAGAAATCTTAAAGTTTGAATCCAACGTACACGAAAAAAGTAATATGCAATTGCATGATAAACTCACCTTTAAATAGGGTTTCaattaataattatttgaaATGCGCTTAAAACAGAAACCCAAATCCCAAGTAATACTTTGATCACAATAGTTGACCCTGCTTATATAATAATCCACTAGTATTTATCTTAATATACAGCCAAGAATCTAGCAGAAGTTTCAAAGTGAGGGCGCTTTGGTCACcaaaacgaacaaaaaattGCGAAGACTTCTTGAATATGAATTCTcgatgcatatatatatatatatatgtatgtatgtatatatgactGTAATTGAGttgtcttgaattaattatGTATTATCTTATGGAAACTTAAAAGCCTAAAATacatattaaaaattttaaatgaaacaaaatttaaattaaaataatgctTATCCCGGATCAAATTAGAAGCGTGAATAAGGTATAGAGGCCATTGACCTATTGGGATGTTAATATTCTAAACTAAACTAGCTACAGCAGGTAATTGAAAGCTAAGTTAACTCAAATATATATATCGATCTGATGTTTATTAATATGCATGACCAATTCTAAAGTAGGGAAGATCATCCGTACCATTCATATATAAAGACCAGAGGTGGATGCACATTGGGACCTAGATGATTCTAAGACCATTCAAAGTTCAGAAAATATATATGCGAAGGTCTTCTGATGACCCTCTGAATGTTTTGTACGGGTCCCCTTACACCAAGTGTTTGATGTAATACTTATTAATGCATATATCTACAGGTTGCATGAACAACACTTGACAAATTCTCTCGATATATCGCTGATCAAGTGTTTGACGAAAAGCCTAAGTgaataaacaaatttttttttttttgtgcgttTCGCGCTCTATTCCTAGTTCTATCTAAAAACTTGGACCTTTAAAGGTGGTCTAACCAATCTAATTGAAAATTAAGCGTGATTCTTGTGGTATTATCAAGAGTTTCATAACTTAATTAGTAACAAATTAGGTTTAAATATAGGTAATAATAGAgagactaatttttttttaaataaattttgaagCCAACGATGTTGTGGAAGAGAGAAAAACTTAAACACAATACTTATTGTTAAAGAGAAAAACTTGAACACAATACTATGTTAAAATAAATGTCTTTATCTCAAACAAATTTCACTTGGATCAAATGCACACATTAAACTCTCATCCTGATCGACTCAAGTAATATTTTAACATATCAAGTTTTATTATCTCctttgacaaaaaacaaaaaaaaaaaaaaaaaaaaaaaattgtattatttCCAAAGTCGGTACGAAGAGATAGATATATAGCTTGGTTTAAGGCCTAAACAAATTATTTGACGTCAACGTTCTTGATCCCAAGGTTATTTTATACGTACAGAGATAGATATATATACcgtatataatatatttaggagaaatttttagttgtgatagAAACACAAGTAGTACACCATGTGGGTaggaaattttatattttaagttattaacattttagcaTACATATCATACCATTTATTTAGTGACACGTgtaccgatcacactgaaaaatctctcatataTTTAGATATAAGGGCTGCTCATGGCCGAGTCTTGCGCTTACAAGTGGACTGCTTGTATTTTGATATGGAATATTTAATTTGGGCACAGTTGGGTTGAAGAGCCATCATGTCATGCTTCGTATTGCTTTGCTAAGTAATTTAACAAGGTGTATTGTCTggccttccatttccataatcttCTTATACCCTCCTGTGAtatatggtcacggttaagtcgtatcaacattttatattaatttttttatagaaataataaaacaaaaagtaataaaaatataaaatgttgacgtggtttaactgtGACCACACAAATAGAAGGAGATGAAAAGaatatggaaatggaagggcaGACACTCCACTTCTGTAATTTAAtgggtttcaactttcaaaggaTTAGCTAATAGAAAATATAGTAATTTAATGGGTTTCAACTTTCAACGGATTAGCTAATAAAAAAATCCCATAATTTGTCTAAGTTTTGAAACACcaaattttccattttatttacTAACTTTTAGTAGTTGtcattcaaaataaattagCAGCATGATTTGTCAAATGACAATGCACCGAAAAGTAATCCTAGTTTCATTTAGTCGTTTGAAAATTGTGCACAAACATTGACTCATCTAAGGTATAGACACAGTCACATATAGTAGTATAAGGTAGGAGTACTAAAATACGAGACTGTCATAGACAATGTCATATATTTACGTTTATGAAAATTATTCAACGTATATAGCGCGCATACAACTTGCTATAATTTTTGGTATACCTTGGAGAGCTACACCTAATTCTAATACCAATTCCAACATGAACGAATCATGGTATTTACGTTAATAAGGTCAAATTGATGGACAAATGAATCCAAGAAGCAAAATTTTAGAACTGGACCATAATACCTGTATTAACACGTTGacctaaattttaatttttctctgTAGATACAGAACCCTAATACCCCACCCCTGAAAATAAATCCCCAGCTAGCCAATTAAAGTTTGACCATGATGAACCGATCCCCATGTGAGTTTTGCAAAGTATGAAACTTCAACGATGCAGAATTGGGCGGGGACCGAGTTTTGCGGCGGCAAGCCTTCAAGCCCTTCGAGGTTTTGTTTCTTTCTGGCATGTCATCTCAAATGTTGACGTtgaattcttcttcttttttaagatAATAAGATTATAATCAAAGTTTGTGATACTACTTAGCATTATGATTTAGTAATATTCATCATGACTTTTAAGTAAGAGCTTTAAGTTTCAATCTTGTCGCACAGACTCGTTGCATCATTTAACTCAAATGAAAGTTTGATATTAAATTATGACTAACTCGTTGTATGGCTTAGTCTAAATTTTTCATCTTTcagtgtaaatatattgttgtggTGTGTGTATTTCTTTTGCTGCAATTGGAGAACGGGCGCAGTTGACATTTCGTGTGCCGTGGTCATATAAACTAATTAAGagcttaattaataatattatataggCTATCTCATCTAATATATGAGTTTGAATAATTTCAAGCTTTTAAAGGGTTGAGTCAAATTCTGCATGCTGTCTatataagaagaggaagatggAGGAGGCCCCAAGAATATCAAATTAGCCAAAAGAGGGATAGGAAAAGGAGAGAAAACTGAAGAAAACTATGGAGGCTGCTTTGGGAAAGTCTAATAGCCATGGAGGATCAGAAAGTGAAGAGAAGACAGTAGTTCTTGAATCTAGTAGTATTGCAGATGAGCAAGAAGCTGGTCACAAAGAAGAAATTGTTCTCAAAGTAAgtgaaattaataatattattgcATCTAAAATTCCTATTTTCTTTCCCAATCTATCAGAATTCAATAAATTCTTGTATATATATGGAGATTGAGTTTGTGATTTGAGAGAATTAATTTATGCAATTTTTGAAGGATTACAAGCTATATTTTGATCTTATATTTCGTaacaaaattaaaggaaaatatTTTAGTGTGAGTTTTGTTCAATAATAAAGGTTTTACACGGGCAATATTAATTTGTTATTGATTTTACTTTATGTACGTTGGGTACGTTGAAGGAAATATTACAATTAATTCATATTTTGCtaaaaaattaagttaaaaggATTAATTTATCATGAACTGTATGTAGGtgtaattaacaattaattctTTTATTAATATGAACTTCTGTGGATAAAATTACTATGTTACAGGTTGGAAATGGAAGGCCATGCCAGGAGAATAATGAAGTGAAATCATCTTCACCTAAACAAAAAGATTTGAGTTGCAAGCAGGTAAATCCATCTCGTTCACCCAAACAATGAAGAAAAtattatcccttttttttttcttgcaatcAACCGTATTTTAATGTTAATGAGCACGATTTCTTTTATTATCCTTTTTCTAGTTCTTTTAATTTCAAGTAAATAAAACGTAGataaatgtctctaatcatccATTGGATTTAAATCCATATCTCTCactgatttgatttttttctccCCAAGTTATTGGATTtacattaattatatttgaattttcattATTAGAGGTCCTGAAATTAGGGTACATACACCATCAATCAACATCCACAATTTGCTTTCATTATTTAACGAAGATAGTGAAATATTGGAATCGGGCGGTACATAAACCAGAACTATTTTGCCAATCTAGTGGTTTGAAATCAGGGAAGTTGTATGACAGATTTAGTGGCTGTCTAGAGTTGTATGCTTTTGTTTTAAGTATAAAATTAACCTTTGATTAAGATTAGGAATGATCACGTAATAAGAACCAAGCAACGGTGCAGTTATTAGGGTTAGCCTAGTGGTTGCTATATTTAGAGTTCGAAACTCTCTAATGTaacggagaaaaaaaaaaaaagaaccaaacaaCGGTGTTCGGTTGACCATTACTGACTCTTATAATTTAACATGTAGCTAACACCGTAGGTTTAATTATTCTTCAAtctttcaatttaatttaattagttcttCACTCGTCGGTGAATTTTGATAACTATGTATGGTACTTAATTGAACAGATATCAACCACAAGTAATATAAAGGGGTCCTCGGCGGAACCTGATCATTCAGGGGCATCTACTTCACCAAGTATAAAGGAACAGGTACTTCGAGAGCTAGCCTAGGCTTCCATGCATATGTTCACTTTGTTTATTAGCATATTTATATACAGATGAAGAAAATCAGAGGCTAGAGCACTAATTTTTCTGAATTTATTGACAAACATTTAGGATTGTCAGCTTGAATCTGCAAGAGCCGAAATGGGTGAAATTCGAGAAGAAAACCAAAGGCTGAAGAAGTACTTAGATCAGATAACGGAGGAGTACCAGACACTTCAAATGCAGTTATATGACATTCAACAAAAAGCAAACAAGTCCAAGGACATTGCAATTCCAGGTACTAATAAGAATTATGATCAAGATGAGGAATCCGAGCTTGTGTCACTCAGCCTCGGATCATTTTCTGGCAAACCTAAATGGAAtcaaaagaatgataaaaacCCTAGCACTAGTCAAGGCAAAGTAGAAAATGAGTCAGATGGAGAAAGCTTGTCTTTGGGGCTAGACTGCAAATAtgaagcacctaaatcaagtGCTACAACTAATCAAGTGCCCTTGGCCAATCCAAGCCCTGGAAGCAGCCTTGAAGAAGTGCCCAAGGAAGAAGCTGGTGAGACTTGGCCACCAAGAAAAGTTCTCAAGACAGAGAGACCAAGTGGTATGGAAGATGAAGTTGCGCAACAGAGCCCAGCCAAGAAAGCTAGGGTTTCAGTGAGAGCTAGATGTGACACCCCAACGGTTAGTTTAATAGTTCATATGTATACGTGCatgcaaaaatgaaatttactaAAGATTGGGAATGTAGCCATGAGATTTCATTTACTAAGTATAATTTTACTTGGACACAGATGAATGATGGATGCCAATGGAGGAAATATGggcaaaaaattgcaaaaggaAATCCATGTCCTCGTGCTTACTACCGTTGCACCGTTGCACCTTCGTGTCCAGTAAGAAAACAGGTAAACACATGCACCTAACTCTGTCGGTGATGACACATCACTTGTCACATGCCATTCACTATATGGTGTCCAGAAATATATTGCATGCTAATTTCTTAATTTGCAATTAATTTAGGTACAAAGATGTGCAGAGGACATGTCCATCTTAATCACCACCTATGAAGGAAATCACAATCACCCACTTCCAATGTCAGCCACAGCAATGGCTTCCACCACCTCTGCAGCCGCTTCCATGCTATTATCCGGCTCATCATCATCAAGCTCCGGCTGCTTGAACCCATCAGCTACCGCCACCAGTACTACCGCTGCGCACGATCTTCATGGTTATAATTTCTATCTTTCTGATAACTCAAAATCCAGATTCTACATACCCAACTCTTCACTCTCATCTTCTGTCCCAACAATCATCTTAGACCTCACTTCAAAACCTTCACCAACATCCAATTCCATGTCCCATTTCAACAAATTCTCTTCGTCATCAAGTTCTTCCCATCAACTTTACCCTCCCACAAGCCTCAACTTTGGATCAAATTCTGAGTCCAGCACCGACATGTCTTGGAGTCAGAATGGGCTCCTTTCCTATGGGACCCACTTACCTCCATATAATATCAATAACAAGAATCAAAGTGCGCCACTAAGTAGTCTTGGAATCAGGCAGCAGCCCATGCAAAACAACATCTACCAAAATTACATGCAGAAGAATATCAACCCTCACCCTAATCCTCCTCAAGGAGTTCCTCATCAATTTCAACCAGACTCTATTGCAGCTGCCACCAAGGCAATCACATCTGACCCTAGCTTTCAATCCGCCTTAGCCGCCGTGCTCACATCAATCATTGGCAGCAACAGTACTGTTGGGACCACTGGCATTACTGGAACCCTAGGTCATATTAATCAAGCAGGTGGTGGAGACAGTAGTATCAGTTTGGCTCAGAAATTCAAATGGAGTGACCACTTTCCAGGaagtactactactactactacatcttcttcttcaccaTTCCTTCAATCACAGATAGGTAATAACAGTAGTAGTATTGGATGTGCATCAAGCTATTTGAACAAAACAACTCCGCCGAATTCGCAGCCGGGGAGCTTGATGTTTCTGCCACCTTCATTGCCATTTTCAAGTGCCCCCAAGAGTGCATCTACATCTCCTGATGATACTAGAGATCACAAGAGTTTATAGtttatgaattgaaaaataaatatttattatttgtaaacatttaattaattcaaacaAGGTAATTAAACcgagttttattttttgtgtattttagtCTGTGTTATTTAAGAAATAGCAGTGGTGATGGTAGGGTTGTAAATTGTATTTAATCCTGGACGTGGAAAGGATTGACGATTTGATTAGCTGACATAAGcttttacattttaaattgtgttgtaaaatcgacggtgtgtgcagtgtaataaataaaacaagacacaaaatttacgaggttcctctacagtcagtgtgactggagtacgtcatTGGGACAATGGTAGTGCTTccattataatttagaataataagagtacaaaataactctctctattATCCCCTCTCCtgttcctctcttttctctcttcctcttcttctcttttctctcttcctcttcttctcttttctctcttcctctttcttctttcacAATCTCTTCTGTGAACCTCTTCTTCATCTCTCATTCATTTTATAAGCAAAGaacactattcactttacaaatTTTCCACAAACGAATAGTGAAAATAATGTGAATCAGTAGTAACAAATTATTCATGTGGGTCATCCACATTATTCACAACAAATTGtgtattatatttatttacGTGCCAAACACATCTCTAACACTTTGGTGTACGTCTTGGATAAAGATGTTTCATATctccaaatgtaaaaataacCTAGAGATTAATAGTCAAATTATGTATAAACTTTATTCGCCTAGCAAGCAAGAAGGGGAAAGGCCTCCTATATAGAAGGgatccccaattttttttttttaataaaaaaatagggattagttgtTGGGATCACACCATATCTAACTTTAACGATCCAAACTATCtattttttcaagttgcacctcatagatcattcttgcaaaatagTAGGTCAAAGCTTTTTATAAGAAAAGTAAAAAGCTGGAATCCAAGAAGATTGTAAATTGCAAACAAAATAGCTAACAAGTCAGTGTAAgaaagagagtgagtgagatAATCAATAGAAAATATCCATTCATTTGGACTCCCTTAgccaaatcgaaaatatttgagacatctaagaaattaacaaaccatttgttctataagaaacaataaaatttcatcgtgataattAGATATGCAAatagtttcggattgaattgaatttttgcatggTGATCTATGAATTAAAACTTGCAAAATAGAaggttcggatcgttgaaactagatATGAAATGAGTCTcacaactaatccctatttttttcaaaaatgagAATCTCTTCCCTTAAGAGGGACTGATATATTACTAAAacttgattaaaaaaatgtatataaacGCTCTGCCCCGCTACAAGAAATGAAGCAGTCGCGAAATGGAAAAGAGGCGATCGAACGACTAAATTAAAACCCAACCAAGCCACCTTAAGTTCTTTGCCTGAATCTGCATCATTTTTTAGCTACCTCATGAACTTTTAAGGAGACAATAAAGGAGCAAGAGGAGATGATGAAAATTTTAGCTGGCAAATACAATGTGATTATAATTTGTAAAGATCAAACCACACATGAATCATGGTTTAGAAAAGGAGCGGTAATGGactgtttatatatttttttcacacaaCGAATTTCACCTGTATTGACAGGTggcaattatttattaaaaagtaTAATCGTTGTTAACGAAGTATAAACACATGTCTTTCTATGAATCTTATGCACGTTAGTGGGATTGTTGTTTATGTACGAGTGTGATATTTGACAATGAATTGTTAATACTTGTCTTTCTTTATTATGAATGTAATTCACATCGACGATTGATTGTTGGTCTTGTAATCATATACGAGTGTTATTGTTGATAACAAAATTGTTAAAAtacatcttctttttttctccaATAAATCTTACATACATTAATAGTTGACAATTATCTATACAACAATATTATTGTTAAAATTCGAACTCAGAAACTTCACATACAAGAGTAAACGCTATTAGCCGCCTCCCATAAAAATAGAAAccataaaaatgaaaaagaaaaggtagAGAAAATATTCCTCCGTCCACTATTTTAGGAGAAAAGCAGATAAAGAAAGAGAAGGCCAACTAGCAGGTGGGGCGGGGACAGTGCTGAGTAGACCGACCCCACCACAAAATTCCCgaattcttcttcacttgagaattaaattaaatatttggtGTGATAAAAGCTAGTACAAAACGAAACTCCAtcgctctctctttctctctctcacggGAGCTCTGTGTTCCTCTCCCCCCTAACCTAATGGCTTCGGCTTCGATCTGATCAAACCCACCTCCAAAACCCTTCCTTGATCACCATCATCAGCAACCCAATTCTGAGCCTGCTCGGATCGGGACCTCTTGGAGATTCGGAGCTCCAGGTGAGATAATTTTCCCCAAATTTCCCCcaaattgtattcaattttATGTCGTTTCAATTCGTTTTCCATTTTAATTTGGAATTGTTGATATTTTACGCGGGTAGCGCATGTATAATCAGAAAGAATCAATTTTTGTATTGGACTGGGGTCAAATTGTCCAGCTTTGTTAGCTATTTGGTCCCCTGTGTATCTGTAATCTGAATaatatgaattagggtttttcggTTAGTGTCCAAGTAGTGAAGAAAGGATGattcttttttgttattatGCATATTTAAGCTGTAAACATCTGAAAAGCTGCTTAATTGAAGTGAAATTTCCGGTTTTTGAGCTCGATTTCAAGTCTTGatctttgaatttgtttataTGTAGCTCAGCTGAAGCTATCTAAGTCGTAGTTTAAAGTATTTGTATTGGTAATTATGTGTTTCCGTTGGGCAAATTGAGTTGCCCCAGTATATTTTGTGTGCAATTTGGTGTAGAAAAGTGGTTTTTGATGTTTTGGCTG encodes the following:
- the LOC137711607 gene encoding WRKY transcription factor 72B-like, which codes for MEAALGKSNSHGGSESEEKTVVLESSSIADEQEAGHKEEIVLKVGNGRPCQENNEVKSSSPKQKDLSCKQISTTSNIKGSSAEPDHSGASTSPSIKEQDCQLESARAEMGEIREENQRLKKYLDQITEEYQTLQMQLYDIQQKANKSKDIAIPGTNKNYDQDEESELVSLSLGSFSGKPKWNQKNDKNPSTSQGKVENESDGESLSLGLDCKYEAPKSSATTNQVPLANPSPGSSLEEVPKEEAGETWPPRKVLKTERPSGMEDEVAQQSPAKKARVSVRARCDTPTMNDGCQWRKYGQKIAKGNPCPRAYYRCTVAPSCPVRKQVQRCAEDMSILITTYEGNHNHPLPMSATAMASTTSAAASMLLSGSSSSSSGCLNPSATATSTTAAHDLHGYNFYLSDNSKSRFYIPNSSLSSSVPTIILDLTSKPSPTSNSMSHFNKFSSSSSSSHQLYPPTSLNFGSNSESSTDMSWSQNGLLSYGTHLPPYNINNKNQSAPLSSLGIRQQPMQNNIYQNYMQKNINPHPNPPQGVPHQFQPDSIAAATKAITSDPSFQSALAAVLTSIIGSNSTVGTTGITGTLGHINQAGGGDSSISLAQKFKWSDHFPGSTTTTTTSSSSPFLQSQIGNNSSSIGCASSYLNKTTPPNSQPGSLMFLPPSLPFSSAPKSASTSPDDTRDHKSL